In Deinococcus psychrotolerans, the genomic window TCTGGGTGCTGAAATCATTTTACAAATTGCCGCTTGCCCGGATCAGTGAGGCGCTGCAACAGGTCTTTGAACTCGGCGGCGTAACCACCCAGCAGCGCCCTGTCATCAGCGCCGCCTTAATCAGCATGGCCCAGCACAATGTTGATTTCACCGACGCTTATTTGGCTGAACTGGCCCGCGCCGAAGGACTGAGTGTGGCCAGTTTTGACCAAGATTTCAGCAAGCTTTCGGTGACGCTTGTCTCCATCTGAT contains:
- a CDS encoding PIN domain-containing protein gives rise to the protein MSSSQPLEGVLLDANVVLRYLTNEPPEMAGRSLALLERAERGELRLILTPLVLAECVWVLKSFYKLPLARISEALQQVFELGGVTTQQRPVISAALISMAQHNVDFTDAYLAELARAEGLSVASFDQDFSKLSVTLVSI